A window of Acidimicrobiales bacterium genomic DNA:
GGACGGGGACCCTGATCTCCTCCAGCCGGAACCCCCAGTCTCTCGAGAACACCTGGAAGTCCTGGGCCGATGCCTTGGCACTGGTAGCCGCCGCCCGCCGGGCCTCCTGGAGGAACATGTGGCGCACCTCTGGGCGACTGACGATCTCGGCGTCGGGGCCGGGCATCTGCTTGGTCATCATCCGCAATGTCGACTCGGGCCAACGCCGTTGTACACGCGTCATCAGCCCGAAGACGGCTTCGAGCGGCCAGGTGGACCGCCGGCCCATCTTGGTGATGAGTACGTTGGCCCGCATCATCCCTTCCTCCGCTCCGGGTGCGGCCAGTGGGCTCACGCCGCTCAGCACCCCGGCCACAGCCACCCGATCGGGCATGAGGGCAGCGCACGCCAGGGAGTGTGGCCCTCCTCCGGAGATGCCGACGACCCCGAATCGCTCGATCCCGAGGTGATCGGCCAACTCCCGGACGTCGTCCGGCCACTCCGCCAACGTACGGCCCGGCTTGTAGGTGCTGTGGCCGTATCCCGGGCGGTCGACCGAGATCAGCCTGACCCCCGCCATCCGCACCGGCTGCTCGTCGACGACGAGCTGGAACCGGCTTCCGGGCGTTCCGTGGAATCCGAGGACGGGCTTGCCCGCTGGATCGCCCAACTCGAGCCACGCCAGCTCGCGCCCGTCGGACAGGTCCATGACCCTGGTGTCCTGCACGACGCCCGAACCTACTCCGGTCGCCTGCCTCGTAGACCGGTGACGCTCACGACCGGGCCCGGGCGCTGGCGTGGTCGGGATAGCCCGGACGTCGACGATCTGGGCGTCGTCGACCGTGAAGACCTGGTAGATGTGCTGCGGGGCCGCTGGGCGGGCACCCTCGGCTCGCAACGACACCGAGAGCTCGAGCACCACGGAGTCGTCGTCGACCTCCACACTCTGCACCGTGGGCATGGTCCCGTCCGCGAGCAACCCGCGGTACGACCAGCTGGGCGGCGGCCAATCCGATCCGATCCAGGCGTGGCGACGGGTGATGCCGGGCGAAGCGCTCGGCCGCCTCCGGGCCACCCCGGCGGGCCGCATCCCGCAGCTCCTTGGCCTGGCGGCGCAGCTGGCCCAGGTCGGGCCGTTCGGGAAGCGAAGTGGACATCGGCGTCTCCCTCCCACGGCTCCGGTCCGCAGATCAGGCCGAGGAAGAGGCCACAGCCTTCCGACCTGGTGCTCGGAGGTGGACTCCGTCCTTCCCGCGGACCCGGTGGCGCCCGTGCGAGTCGGCGCCGACGACGAACACTTCCGCCAGGGTCGAGGTCATGCGCACCACCTGAAATCGGAGGGGATGGGAGCCGGCGTCACCGGGATCAACTGCCGATCACAGCCGGTACAGCTTGGCGGCGTTGTCTCCCATGATCTTCCGGGCGCTCGACGGTCGCAGCGTTGCCATCTTCTCCGCCACGTAGCCGAGCGGGTCGGGATACAGGCAGGTGGGGTGGGGGAAGTCCGTCTCGAAGAGGATGTTGTCCTCCCCCACCTTGTCCACCAGGCCCTGGACGTCCCCCTGGGCCCGCTCGAACCAGAAGGTGGCGTACCAGTGCTCCGCGAAGTACTCCGAGGGCTTGCGCTTGAGCTGGCGGAACTGCTCCGGAGCGTTCTCCTCCAACTCGTAGTCCATGGTCTCGAGGATGAACGGCACCCAGCCGATCCCACTCTCGACCGACACCAGCTTGAGCCCGGGATGACGGTCCAGTAGGCCACTGAAGATGATGTTGATCACGACCCGGGCGTTGTTGATGAACAGCATCGATCCGCCCACAGCCGGCTTCACGTACTCGTGCTGGGACTCCCAGAAGTAGTTGCCGTAGAACGTCATGGCCGTATGGCTGGCCCCGATATGGAAGTGCACGGGCAGATGGAGGGCATCGCAGGCCTGCCAGAAGGGGTCCCACGCCGGGTTGGCCAGATCGGGTGCCCCCAGGTCCTGGGGATCGGAGGTCATGTTGACGCCGCGCATCCCCAACCCGGCCACCCGCTCGGCTTCCTTCACGCACGCGCCCACGTCCCACGCCGGCATGACGGGCATCGGCAGAAAACGGTTCCCGGACTCCGCCTGCATGTCGGCCATGGCGTCGTTGTAGATCTCGATGCACATCTGGCGCAGGACCGGGTCAATGACGCCGCTCGAGAGGTCCTGGCCGCCGAGCCCGATGGTGTTGGGGAAGATCACCTGGGCGTGGATGCCGCACTGATCCATCACCTCGAGGCGGTCCTTGGCGTTCCAAGCACCCGGGTGGACCAGCTCGATGGGCCATTCGAGCGACTCGACGAACGGGGACTTTCCACCCTCCGGGTCCACGACGCCGCCGCCGCCTGCGAACTTGAGCACGGTCCCGTCGACCACCCAGTTCGGCTGTCCGTCGACCTGCTCGACATGGGGCACGCGGTCCTTGTAGGCGGCGGGAGCGCGGCTGGTCCACAGGTCGTGCCGCTCGGTCATGTGGGTATCGGCGTCGACCACCCGCACGTCTTCCAGCCAGGTCGCCCTCGTAGCCATGCCGGCACCCCTCCCTGCCCCGCGGTCCACCCTGTGTCGGGCCAGCGTAGCCAGCCGGGGCTCGGGACGGCCTGGGTAACCTCCCGCCGCAGCAAGGGGGGAAGATGCAACTGCGCCTGCCGGCGTCGAATCAGAACGTGGCCGCGGTGTTCGGCGCCCTCCTGCTCGCGCAGATCCTGTCGGGGCTCGACACGATCATCCTGGTGACCGCCCTGCCCACGATCGTCGGGGACCTGGGAGGCCTCAAGGACCTGTCCTGGGTGATCACCATCTACCTGCTCACGTCGACGGCTGTGGCCCCGTTGGCCGGGAAGCTGTCCGACATGATGGGCCGCAAGGCCCTCTTCCAGCTCTCGCTGGTCGTGTTCCTGGTCGGCTCCGCCCTCTCCGGTCAGTCCCGGTCGCTGCTGGAGCTGATCCTGTTCCGGGGCATCCAGGGGATCGGCGGAGGGGGCCTGGGGGTGCTGGGCCGGACCATCGTGGCCGACATCGTTCCGGGGCGGCAGTTGGGGCGGCTCCAGGGGATCCTGACGTCGAGCTTCGCCATCTCGAGTGTGGCCGGACCGCTGGTCGGCGGCCTGCTGGTGGACCACGCCTCCTGGCGTTGGATCTTCTACATCAACATGCCTATCGGCATTCTGGCCCTGGTGGTGGTCGGCGTGACCCTGGACCTCCCCCGCAACCCGCGGCGAGTCCAGGTCGACTACGCCGGCTCGGTGCTGATGACGGCGTCGATGTCCTGTCTGCTCCTGGCCACCACGTGGGCGGGGATCCGCTTCGGGTGGGGGTCGGCTCCGATCGTCGGCTTGCTGGCCGGGGGGTGCGCCCTGGCGGCCGCCTTCGTCCTGGTCGAGGCCCGCACCGGAGAAGCCGTCCTGCCGGTGCACCTGTTCAGGAACCGGGTCTTCGCGGTGGCCTCGGCGTCCGGGTTGGTCCTCGGGATGGCCATGTTCGGGCCGTGGACCGTCATGCCGATCTTCCTCCAGGTGGTCACGGGGGCAAGCGCCACCAACTCGGGAGTGCTCCTACTGCCCCTCCTGATCTCGTTCACCGTCTCGTCGGTGGCCACCGGTTTTCTGATCACCCGGTACGGCCGTTACCGCGTGTTCCCCATTGCCGGCACCGCCCTGATGGTCGTCGGGCTCACGCTGTACACGCGGATGGGGATCTCGACCTCCCGGTTGGAGGCGTCCGTCTACATGCTGGTGGTAGGCGTCGGGATCGGGCTCATGCTCGAGGTCCTGACGATCGCCGTTCAGAACTCCATCCACCCTCGGGACCTCGGGGCCGCCACCGCCGGAGTCGGGCTGTTCAACTCGCTCGGCGGGGCGTTCGGTACGGCGGTCTACCTGTCGATCCTCAACGGGGCCATGGCCCACTGGCTTCCCCGGCTCGTCCCCCGGTCGGTCCACCTGGCCGCGGGAGTGCTCCAGGGCAGCCCCACGGGGATCCGGGCCCTGGCCCCGGGCGTGCGCCACGGGGTGGTCGAGGCCTTTGCCCGGTCCCTCCACACCGTGTTCGTCTGGGTGGTTCCGCTGGGAGTGGTGGGCCTGTTGATGGTGATCTTCCTCCCTGAGGTCCCGCTCCGGGAGCAGTCCGCCTCGGAGCTGCTGGCGGCGGAGGGGGCCGGGATCGACGGTCTGCATCCCGACACGAGATCGGCCTGATCGGGCCGGGCGGCGGGGATCAGCCGGGAACGGCGCGGTCCGCCCACTCCAGCAGCTGAGGTACCAGGAGGGGCCAGCGGATGAACAGCGAATCCCCCGACGCTCCTCGCTCGTTCCATTCGTTGTCCCCCCAGGGGGGTTCGACCAGCTGGGCCGTCGGTACGGCGGCGGCTACCGCCTCGGAGGTGGCCCGCGTGTGGTGGACGTCGGTGGTGCCACTGCGGAACACCAGAGTCGGTACCGCGATCCCACCGGCGGCCGACTTGGCCAGGCCCGGAACCACCTCGTCCGGGCGGGGGTAGTAGACGAGCATCCACCGTTCCAGCGTGGCGATGAACTCTCGTGGATCCTGCTCCAGAAGACGCTGGCGGTTGCCCGGATTGCGCTCGATGACCTCCTGCCACTCGGGCAGGTCCACGACCGCCTCCATCCCCTTCTGCCAGGCCGTGGCGATCGAGTTCCCGCAGTAGTGGACTCCCAGGCTCATCAGCCCGAAGGGCCCACCGCTGATCCACCACACCGCCAGTCCGCTCGCCACCTCGGGATGGCGGGCCCCGGCCAGGAGCGACACTCGGGAACCACCCGACCCCCCGATCACCACCGCCGGGGCCAGGCCCAGCTGGCGCAGCAGGCCGGCCAGGGCGTCGGCCTGGACATCGGACTCCGAGGCCCCCGTGACGCAGATGTCGGAGGCGCCACAGTTGGGCCGGTCCCAGATGACCACCTGCCTGCCGTGCTCCGCCAGGGCCTGGGCCATCTCCCGCACCCCGGGGTAGTCCTTGCTGAACCGGCCCCCAGGCGTGATCACCCAGGGCTGCCCGGCGTCGCCGATCACCTCGTAGGCGATGGAAAGGCCGTCCACCCGTGCCACCGGCATGCCTACCTCCTTACCGAGTCTGGGGAAATCCGAGATCGATGGCGCTGGTCGACGGATCGGGCCAGCGCGACGTCACAACCTTGGGCCGGGTGTAGAAACGCACGCCTTCGGGGCCGTACATGCTGATGTCACCGAAGAGTGACGCCTTCCACCCCCCGAAGGAGTGGAAGCCGACCGGGACCGGGATGGGGACGTTGATCCCGACCATCCCGACCTCGACGTCGACCTCGAACCGCCGGGCCACGCCTCCATCGCGGGTGAACAGGGCCACCCCGTTGCCATACGGGTTGGAGTTCACGAGGGACACCGCCTCGTCGTACGTGCCCACCCGGACGACGCCGAGCACCGGCCCGAAGACCTCGTCGTCGTAGACCTTCATGCCCGGCCTCACCTCGTCCAGTAGGGAGCACCCGAGGAAGAACCCGTCGGCCCGCCCCTGGCGCCCGTCCACCACTATGCGGGCGCCCTCGGACTCCGCCCCGTCAACGTACGACCGCACCCGCTCGCGGTGCTCACCGCTGATGAGCGGACCCATCTGCGAGTCCGGATCGGTGCCCGGCCCGACCACCACCGAGGGGATGCGCGAAGCGATGGCCTCGACGAGAGGGTCGGCAGCCGCCCCGACCGCGACCACGGCGGAGATCGCCATGCAGCGTTCCCCCGCCGATCCGTAGCCGGCGGAGACGGCGGCGTCGGCGGCCGCGTCGATGTCGGCATCGGGCAGCACGACCATGTGGTTCTTGGCTCCTCCGAGGGCCTGGACGCGCTTCCCGTGCCGGGTGGCCGTCTCGTAGATGTGGCGGGCCACGGGTGTGCTGCCGACGAACGACACCGCCGCGATCCCCGGGTCCGCCAGTATCGCCTCGACCGCCTCCCGGTCGCCCTGCACGACGTTGAAGACCCCATCGGGGATGCCGGCCTCCTGGACGAGCTCGGCCAGCCGCACGGACGCTGACGGATCCTTCTCCGACGGCTTGAGGATGAAGCTGTTGCCACAGGCGATGGCGTTGGCCGCCATCCACAGCGGAACCATGACCGGGAAGTTGAACGGCGTGATACCGGCCACCACACCCAAGGGCTGAAGGACCGTATGCACGTCGACGCCCGTCGATACCTCACTCGAGTGACCGCCCTTCAACAGGTGGGGGATGCCGCAGGCGAACTCGACATTCTCGAGACCCCGGGCCACCTCTCCCGCGGCGTCGCTCAGAACCTTCCCGTGCTCGGCAGTGACCAGCGCCGCCAGCTCGCTCCGGTTGGCGTCGAGCAGCTCGCGCAGCCGGAACATGGCCGCCGCCCGGGCTGTCAGAGGCACGGCGCGCCACTCGACGGCCGCCGCCGCCGCCGTTGCCACCGCGGCACCCACCTCGCGGGCGGAGGCGAAGCGGACCTCGGCCGCCTTTACCCCCGCGGCCGGGTCGTAGACCGGACCGGAGCGACCCGAGCCGCCCGGGACCTCCTTGCCGCCGATCCAGTGGTTGATGGTCTTCATGGGCGTCGATCCTGCCAAACGGACGGCCTCCGGGTCGGCCCGGCACCGGGCGGCGCACGGGTACGGTCCCCCGGTATGCGCCTGGGGGTGGTGATCCTGCCGGAGCAGCCGTGGGAGCAGGCGGCGGAGCTGTGGCGGGCGGCGGAGGAGATGGGTTTCTCGCACGCCTGGACCTACGACCACCTGGCGTGGGCGGGGCTGCGCGACGAGCCCTGGTTCGGCGCCGTACCGGTGCTGACCGCCGCCGCCACGGTCACCTCCCGGATCCGATTGGGTCCTCTGGTCGCCTCGCCGAACTTCCGCCATCCGGTGTCGTTGGCCCGGGAGGTCCTCGCCGTCGACGACATCTCCGCCGGACGCCTCACCCTGGGCATCGGGGCGGGTGGGCTGGGATGGGACGCCGCCATCCTCGGCGGTCCGGCCTGGAATCTCGACGAGCGCCTCTCGCGATTCGAGGAGTTCGTGACCCTGCTCGACCGCGTCCTCGTCGAGCGGGAGACCAGCTTCCAGGGCCGTTACTACCGGGTCGAGGAGGCCCGGTCGTACCCCGGGTGCCGGCAACGCCCCCGCGTCCCCTTCGCCCTGGCGGGCACCGGCCCCCGGGGCATGCGCACCGTCGCCCGCTTCGGCCAGGCCTGGGTGACCACCGGACCCCGGGGAGTCGACCGCCCCCTCGGCGCGACCGCCGGCGCCCGGGTGGTCGGAGAGCAACTGGCTCTCCTCGCCTCGGCCTGCGAGGAGGTCGGCCGGCCGGAGGGGGTGCCGGAGAGGGTGGTCCTGGCCGGCCCCGGGCTGGATCAGGGCCTGGCGTCACCCCAGCAGCTGACCGACACCCTGGGCACCTACGCCGCCGTCGGCGTCACCGACTTCGTCGTCCACTGGCCCCGCTCCTCTGAGCCCTACCGCGGCGACCGAGACCACTTCGAGAGGGTGATCAGCTCCGTTTCCTCCGGGAGCTGAGCCGGCGTCGGCCGGTACCGCACCGGCGGTGAGGCGGACAACGGAGAGCGAAAAGCCCTCGGGAGCGCAATCTCTTCGTCCGTTTGGGTCGTACCGATGGCCACGATGCGAACGGCGAGGCCTCCATCTCAGATCGCGCTGTGACGCGGCCGGCCCGAGAGCGTTGGCAAGGTGATGGCCCGGCGCGCCCTGACATCCGGCCTCTGGTCGACGCCGCCCGAGAGGGGGACGCGGCGGCCTGGGAGGAGCTCTACGTGTGCCTCTATCCGCGCCTTCTCGGGTATGCCCGCCGGGAGCTCGATCATGAGTCGGCCCGGGATGCCGTCTCCGAGGCGATGGTGCGGGCGGCCACGGCTCTGTCCCGGTTCTCCTGGAGGGGCGCCGGATTCGAGGCATGGGTGTTCCGGATACTGCGGCACGTCCTCGTCGACGTGCACCGCGGAAGTGGTCGTCAGCGGCGCCTCGAGGCCAGGAGCCACCGCGAGGTCCCGGGGCCGGAGGCGGACGACGCTCTCATCGCCGACGAGGAGGCGCGCCTGGTCCGCAGCGCCTTCGCCAGTCTGGGCCCGGCGGACCAGGAGCTGCTCCATCTGCGTGTCGTGGCCGGTCTGAGCGCCGAAGAGGTGGGCCACATCCTCGGCAAGCGCCCGGGGGCCGTGCGCATGGCCCAGTCCCGCTCTCTCGAGCGGCTGCGGGCGGCGCTGGGGGAAGAGGGGCAGTGGGCGTGAACGACCTGTCCGATCGGGAGCTCACCGGGCTGCTGCGGGGTTCCCTGGCCGAGCCGGCGGGGTCTCCGACTCCGGGAGAGCTGGTGGCGCTGCGAAGCAGCTATGCCGAGTCGCGCCGGACCCGGCGCGGCGTGAGGTGGCAGCTGCTGCGACCGGTCCCGGTCTTCGCCGCCGCCGTCATCGGACTCGGCACCTCGACGGCCGCCGCGGCCGCCGCCGGCGTCGCCTTGCCGGCACCGATCCGGGCGGCAGCCGTGGCCGTCGGTCTGCCCGTCGACGACTCCGCCGTAGCCGCGGCCCGGTCGCAGATGGACGATCTGCGCCGGGCGCTGGAGCAGCGGGACGCCCGGGAGCTCTCCACTGGCTCGGTGGCTCTGCGCGGGGACCTGGCCCACATGCCGGCGGACGACCGGGCTGAGTTGTCGGGGAGCGCCACGGCGCTTCTGGCGGGCGCAGAGCGGGAGTTGAGGGCACCCTCCGAGGGAAGGGCGGGAGGTGCGGGGACCGGGTCTCCGTCCGCCGGTCACGAGCGCCCCAAGGGAGACCTGTCCGGTTCCGGCGGGCGCGACTCCGGATCGGTTTCAGGTGATGGAGATCGCAGCGGTGGAGGCGACGGAGGCGGGTCGGTGCGCGGGGGCGGTGGGTCGGACGGGTCGGCTCCTTCCGGGTCGGACGGGTCGGACGGGTCGGACGGGTCGGATAACGGGACCGGCAACGGTGTCCCGACCGGCTCCGACGGCGGGAACTCGTCGAGCTCGACGGCCACAACCACCGTGTCGTCGTCGGGCGGTCCAGGCGGATCGCAGACGGGTGGCGCCGACGGTGGATCAGGAGGATCCGACGGCGGATCGAGCGGCGTGTCCACCAGCGGATCGGACGGCGGATCGGGTGGGGTGTCCACCGACGGAGGATCGGGCAGCACCGACGGGGGCGGGTCCGGAGGCGGGAGCGGCTCGACGAGCGGTTCGGACGGTGGCAGCTCGGACGGTTCTTCCGGAGGATGAAGCCCGGAGTCGTGACGCGCAGCTGTCGGCGTCGTTAGCACTACGACATCACTCCTGAAAGGGGATCGTCTTGAGACTTCGCACTGCATCGGCCGCCGCCGCAGCCGTTCTCGGCCTGGCCGTCACGGCACCCGTGGCGGCTCTGGCCGACTCCTCACCCAGCGCCGCGCCCACCGTGACGCAGAGCCCGTCGACCTTCACGGTCGACCTCCCCGGCGTGGGGAGCCTCACCTTCACCGTCGATCCCGCCACCGGGGCGCTGTCCAACCTCGTGGCGACGGCCGACAGCGGGTTCACCGCCGGAACGCCGCAGCTGACGGACGAGGGAGTCCAGGTCAGCTTCACCAACGCGTCGGGAGCACCGACGGTGCTCCAGGCCGAGGTGGAGAGGGAGGACGGCACGGTCAAGGTGAAGCCCGAGGTCGACAACGACAACGACCACGACGGCGCCGTCACCCCCGCCAATGCCACCGGGAAGGACGCCGACGAGACGGCAACCGACGATGACTCCCAGGACGCCGCCGAGCAGGCCGCACCCGCCAGGGCGGACGAGGCCAACGAGAACGAGGCCAACGACAATGAGGCCAACGAGACCCAGGCCAACCAGAACCAGGCCGACGACGGGGGCCACGACGGGCAGCCGGCCCCTGCGCCGGCCATGACCACCGGGACGGGGTCACAGACGACGACGGTCAGCTCGTCCGACGGTGACGGTTCGGGAGGACGCGACGGCGGGTCGGCCACCAACGACGGGTCCGGTGACGGGCACGACGGCTCGGGCGGCCACGACGGCGGCAGCTCCGGTGATGGTGGGAGCGGGAGCTGACCCGGACCACCCCCTCGACAGAGGAGAGAGCGGCCGGCGCCAAATGGCGCCGGCCGTTCAGCCATGTAGCCGTCCTCGGCGCCGCGGCAATCGGAGCGGCGGCGTGTGGTTCCGGAAGTCCAGCGGCGGCGACGCACCCGGCCGCAGGTGGAGCGTCGCCGGAGACGGAGCTGCGCGCCGCGGCGCGTGCCATGCAGTCCGCGCCCAGCTACGTGTTCTCGGGAGACGTGGCGGTCGGAGCGAGCAGTGTCCGCATCAGCGGCCGGTTCCAGGCGCCGAACCGCATCGCCGAGACGATCCAGGTCCCGGGGCGCGCCACCGTCGACGCGGTGCTGGTCGGACCCACCACCTTCGTGCGCGATCCGGCGTCGGGAGCGTGGCAGCGGACGACGGGCACGGGGGCCGGCGCCGATCCGAGAGCCGCCTTCTCGGTCCTCCTGCAGGCGTCGGTGGTGAGCCGGTCGGGCGGCACCTACCAGCTCTCCGTCCCGGCCGGGGCGGCGGCACACCTGCTCGACGCGTCGGTGCCCACCGGCCCGGCCGCCGCATCCGCCCGGCTGAGCGGGACCGAGATCCTCCATCTGGAGGTGCGGTTCCCGAGCCGGAACCCACCGCTCACGATGGCGCTCGACTACAGCTCGATCGGCGTGGCGCCGCCGGTCACGGTGCCCCCTGTCACCTGAGGCGGTCAGCTCTCCCGGTACGCCGCCTCGAAGAAAGATGACAGGGCAAAGGCCGACAGGCCCGCGGCAACCAGCGCCAGCACGGGGCGGCCGGACCAGTGGCCGCGCAGCAGCCGTAGGGCCCCGTCGAGATCCTTGGCATCGTGAGCGCTGCCGGTCACGGCGGCCATGACGAAGCTGGCTCCCACGGCGGCGAAGACCAGACCCCGCACGACGTGGCCCGCCGTCTCGACCACCCGCACGACCGGCACGATCGGCTTGGGCAGGGCGTCGCGGTCCAGGTAGGTCTCGAAACGCTGGAGGACCGCCCACACCATCAGGCCCAGGCCCCCGCCGGCCGCGGCCAGGCCGGCGACGGCCAGGAGCACCCGCCCGCCGGGGTGGGCCAGGGCCGTGCGGGACAGCGACGAGGCGCCCTCCGACTGCGACCCCCCGCCGACGAGGAGAGCCACCGCCTGTCCCGTCAGACCGAGATACGCCACCCCGATCAAGGCCCACCCCGCTCTCTTGGCGGCATCGGCCGGAGCGGAAGCGTCCCGGTCCCCGGCGGCGGCCTGGAGGAAGCGCCAGGCGGCGTACGCCAACAGGCCCACGGCCAGGAGGCCGAGGAGCTCGACCCCTCCCGGCTGGCGCCGCAGCTCCTCCAGCGCGCCCTGGGTGTCGGCCGGCTTGCCCCGGGCCCCGGATGCGGCGATGTCAGCGGCGAGGTAGGCCAGCAGCAGATACACGGCGCCCCGCGCCGCGACGGTGGTCCGTGCCAGCCGGGCGACCAGCGGACGCGACTTGGCCCGGCGGGCCCGGCGCTGGGTGCGGCGGGCGGCGCCCGCCCCCCGGGCGGAGGCGGTACGGCCCGCCTTCCGGGCCTGGCGCTTCGCTGTGGTCGTCGCCGGCGTTGGTGCGTCCTCCTCGTCGACCCGACCATTCCCTGCGGCGACCCTGCCCATCCGGACCGCGTGCGTCGGGGCACCCGCGTCTGGCGGACGCGCGGGGACAGGTGTTTGACTGGCTTCGAGCAGGGGAGCCCGGCGGCACCGGGCTGAGAGGTCGGCTGGGTGGCCGACGACCCGTTGAACCTGATCCGGGTAATCCCGGCGGAGGGAGCGTGGAGGTGCCAGAGCGGAGGGGACCCGGCGGGCAACCGCCCGTGGCGCTAACCATCGCCGGCTCCGACTCGGGGGGCGGGGCCGGGCTCCAGGCGGACCTGAAGGCCTTTGCCGCCAACGGGGTGTTCGGGGCGTCGGTGGTCACGGCGGTGACGGCCCAGAACACCCGGAAGGTGGCGGCCGTCGTGGCCATGGAGCCGGATTTCGTCGAGGCCCAGCTCGACGCCGTGCTGTCGGATCTGCCGGTCGCGGCGGTGAAGACGGGCATGCTGGCCACGGCCGGCATCGTGCGGGCGGTCGGCCGGCGCGCCCGGGCCGGCGAGCTCCCCAATCTGGTGGTGGACCCGGTGATGGTGGCGTCCAGCGGGGACCGGCTCCTCGACGAGGACGCCGTGGACGCCTACCGGGAGGAGCTGTTCCCGGCGGCGTTGCTCATCACCCCCAACCTGCGGGAGGCCGGGCTCCTGGTGGGGCGTGCGCTGGCCGGGCCGGACGACATGGAGCGGGCCGCCCGGCAGCTGGGCGAGGCCGGTCCCGCCTACGTGCTGGTCAAGGGCGGCCATCTTTCGGGTGACGCCGTGGACGTGCTGTACGACGGCCGGACGTGCACGGAGTTGCGCGCCACGCGGGTGCAGACCGCCAACGTCCATGGGACCGGCTGCACCCTTGCCGCCACCGTGGCCGCCGGCCTGGCCCGGGGGCGCGACGTCCCCACCGCGGTGAGCGAGGCCAAGAGCTTCGTCACCGGGGCCATCCAGGGCTCGGCCGGGTGGCACCTGGGCGAGGGCCACGGTCCGTTGGACCATTTCGGCTGGGGCCCCCGCACCTCGTGAGCGCCGCCCCGGCCTCCGTGGTCGACGACGGGACCATCGGCATCGAACCGGCGCCGGCCGGGCTCCGCCGGCTGTCCGGCGTCGATCTCACCGTGCTGTGGGGGGACCTGGCCGTCGGCGTCCTCGTGCTGGCCGCCGGCGCCCTGCTGGTTGCTCCCGCCAGCGCCTCCGGACTGGGGATGGACCCGCGGCGGGCCCTCTGGGCCATCCTCATCGGATCGGCCGCCGGCTCGCTGCTCCTGGCGTCGGTCGGCGTCCTCGGCCACGACCGCGGCGTGCCCACCATGGCGCTGCTGCGCCCGGTCCTCGGGCGCTACGGGAGCTGGCTCGCATCCGGCGTGAACGTGGCCCAGCTCCTGGGCTGGACGGCCTTCGAGTTCTGGGCCATGGCGCAGTTCGCCAGCCGGGTGTCGCGCACGGTGTTCGGCTTCTCGGGCTTCTACCTGTGGCTGGCGGTGATGGCCGGGACCTGCACCGGCCTGGCGCTCCTCGGCCCGATCCGGTTCGTGCGGGTGTGGTTGAAGCGCGCCGGGGTCTGGATCGTCCTCGGGCTGTGCGGCTATCTGACCGTCTACCTCCTCGTGAAGCACCCGGTCGGCGGCCTGCTCTCCCGCCCCCGGAGGGGAGCGCCGCTGCTGGTGGGCGTCGACCTCGTCATCTCCCAGCCGGTGTCGTGGCTCCCCCTCGTGGCGGACTACACCCGCTTCTCGTCCGGCCGCCGCCAGGCGCTCGGGGGCACCTGGGCCGGATACGCCCTCGGCAACACCTGGTTCTACGGCCTCGGCGCCCTGCTGGTGTTGTCGGCCCGGCTGTCCGACGCCTCCCCCGCCGGCATCGCCGCATCGGTCCTCGGCCTCTCGGCCAGCGTCGCCACCGGGGTCGTGGTACTCGTCGCACTTCTGGGTGGGGAGACGCACGAGGCCTTCGCCGACATCTATTCCGCCGCCATGTCCGCCCGCAACATCGGCCCCCGCCTCAACCATCGCTGGAGCGTGCTGGTCGTGGCGGCCATCGGCACCACCGTGGCCGCCCTCGTGACCCTGGGGAGCTACGAGGCCTTCCTGTTCCTGTTGGGGTCGGTCTTCGTCCCCCTGTTCGCCGTCCTGCTGGCCGACTGGGCGCGCTCGGCACGGGACCGCACCGCGTCCGGACCGGAGGAGGAGACGAGGTGGCGCCCGACCATGCTGGGCGCCTGGCTGCTCGGGATCGCCTTCTACCACTGGCTGCTTCCGGCCGGCACCATGCC
This region includes:
- a CDS encoding cytosine permease, giving the protein MSAAPASVVDDGTIGIEPAPAGLRRLSGVDLTVLWGDLAVGVLVLAAGALLVAPASASGLGMDPRRALWAILIGSAAGSLLLASVGVLGHDRGVPTMALLRPVLGRYGSWLASGVNVAQLLGWTAFEFWAMAQFASRVSRTVFGFSGFYLWLAVMAGTCTGLALLGPIRFVRVWLKRAGVWIVLGLCGYLTVYLLVKHPVGGLLSRPRRGAPLLVGVDLVISQPVSWLPLVADYTRFSSGRRQALGGTWAGYALGNTWFYGLGALLVLSARLSDASPAGIAASVLGLSASVATGVVVLVALLGGETHEAFADIYSAAMSARNIGPRLNHRWSVLVVAAIGTTVAALVTLGSYEAFLFLLGSVFVPLFAVLLADWARSARDRTASGPEEETRWRPTMLGAWLLGIAFYHWLLPAGTMPAWWTRDVMSHLPRAGLHSGWGASLPCFLVTFALAFLLGTLGSAIRRSGSPGRGEVHLRAVGEGERLPD